A stretch of the Aegilops tauschii subsp. strangulata cultivar AL8/78 chromosome 4, Aet v6.0, whole genome shotgun sequence genome encodes the following:
- the LOC109780257 gene encoding DNA (cytosine-5)-methyltransferase CMT2, protein METPPHNPISPPSPPPVADGSPAADAGADGEEPAGEFSAGLEPLWSLLFGTPEELEPMWSPPRGFDVGAEFAAAAAGPDPLVDDGGGPWDGAEWRSTGLVAGEGVSAATRAPSPPTAAPGFAEFEPPASDSSEGAPGVSPLEHLDDYSRMPESPSTPVAVDMREKLVFVFDSTPVPESPPSPWGSCLEANLKENAPTCTLNTMSSPPQLPPDDDDLMEAEDAKYFSPSENIASASMAAVDLNAEYDPKGNADGCGTSGATSTNDTSLWGSRRTVKTMAAANATPSEPKARSSRSSKRRPVDSDLGRSSVRHNLSVSTTKPIKETTTTAPDIVDKLIKEITSTAPNTVDKPIKEATTTAPATVDKPIEGTTTTSADTVDKLMKETTTTSPDTFDLRNRVEQHRSAENVKMQSTSSGHENKGGGLSNQIVVALPAVNYRFAKRGGVSVRAPRKTKTAVKASSVDSDSVPPISPVVNSEPSMHKAESNPHVRPSKYDLDPENCWPSDKVDSSGIVPCNAGLMSAESHVVSEMPQQHDGKSSKPPRAKRARVSTGKCSSNLKRTKKNGGSICESPTVTTMPDPNNSPKVIMDKKLVDSEMMDSVNGSCCFVGEAVPEEEARQRWPHRYEKNHHFVEKDKGSDIQPFANAGNAVLDVKCHYLQASISGSTLCIGDCAFVKGPEGKPNYIGKILEFFETVAGEYYCRVQWFFRAEDTIMEDQAQSHDPRRLFYSDLKDDNALDCIVSKVSIVQVSPCVDNQSKSIPSSQYYYDMKYSQDYSTFSTLEMEDTHAKLQSSQVSSISMKKEDFNKTQKSHVPNKKELSLLDLYCGCGGMSTGLCLGARGGGVNLVTRWAVDDDEVACESFRMNHPETRVRNETTDDFLELLKEWQKLCKQYVKESEVQDNADAITEFGNGTPDDSAVPPEELEVWKLVDICFGDPNNVRKRCLYFKVRWKGYGPNDDTWEPIEGLGNCNDAIKDFVIEGHKRKILPLPGAVDVVCGGPPCQGISGYNRNREFDEPFKCEKNKQIIVFMDIIQFLRPKYVCMENVLDILKFADATLARYALSRLIGMHYQSKLGIMAAGCYGLPQFRMRVFLLGCHPEEKLPPFPLPTHGAIVKNSCPLAFERNLVGWSDSTAVQLETPIVLEDILSDLPKVGNAEDRDEMPYVKAPQTEFQRYIRTFSSEVQGPKSHAAKSKSKKSKPKLYDHRPLALGNDNYLRVLQIPKKKGANFRDLPGVIVGSDNVAKLDPTKERVLLPSGRPLVLDCVLTYEDGRCLRPFGRLWWDEVVGTVLTCPNIRMQALIHPAQDRLLTVRESARLQGFPDSYRFRGTVKDRYRQIGNAVAVPVGRALGFALAMANLNKTGNDPLMVLPPKFAFSHNIEGTP, encoded by the exons ATGGAAACTCCGCCTCACAACCCCATCTCGCCCCCCTCCCCGCCCCCGGTCGCCGATGGCTCCCCGGCGGCCGACGCTGGGGCGGACGGGGAGGAGCCGGCGGGGGAATTCAGCGCGGGGCTCGAACCCCTGTGGTCGCTCCTCTTCGGCACCCCGGAGGAGCTGGAGCCCATGTGGTCGCCGCCCAGGGGATTCGACGTCGGCGCCGAGTTCGCCGCCGCGGCAGCGGGCCCGGATCCCCTGGTGGACGACGGAGGAGGGCCCTGGGACGGTGCCGAGTGGAGGTCAAcggggctcgtcgccggcgagggcGTGTCGGCGGCGACCCGGGCGCCATCCCCGCCCACCGCGGCGCCGGGCTTCGCGGAGTTCGAGCCCCCAGCGTCAGATTCATCGGAAGGCGCTCCAGGGGTGAGCCCGCTTGAACACCTTGATGATTATTCACGTATGCCGGAATCTCCGTCTACTCCTGTTGCTGTAGACATGCGGGAAAAGCTCGTGTTCGTCTTTGACTCCACGCCGGTGCCCGAGTCTCCTCCATCACCATGGGGGTCTTGCTTGGAAGCCAATCTAAAGGAGAATGCACCGACGTGCACGCTGAACACTATGTCGTCGCCTCCACAACTTCCGCCGGATGATGACGATTTGATGGAGGCAGAGGATGCCAAGTATTTCTCTCCTTCAGAGAATATTGCCTCAGCAAGCATGGCTGCTGTTGATTTGAACGCGGAATATGACCCCAAGGGGAATGCCGATGGTTGCGGTACCTCAGGTGCTACCAGTACAAATGACACATCCCTTTGGGGATCACGGAGGACTGTGAAGACCATGGCGGCAGCAAATGCCACACCTTCAGAACCGAAAGCACGCTCATCTAGATCCTCCAAGCGGCGCCCTGTGGACTCAGATCTGGGAAGAAGCAGCGTAAGGCACAACCTTTCTGTATCCACAACTAAGCCGATCAAAGAGACCACCACTACTGCACCAGACATAGTTGACAAGCTGATCAAAGAGATTACCAGTACTGCACCAAACACAGTTGACAAGCCGATCAAAGAGGCCACCACTACTGCACCAGCCACAGTTGATAAGCCGATCGAAGGGACTACCACTACTTCAGCAGACACAGTTGATAAGCTGATGAAAGAGACCACCACTACTTCACCAGACACATTTGACTTGCGCAACAGGGTGGAACAACATAGGTCAGCAGAAAATGTTAAGATGCAAAGCACCTCCAGTGGCCATGAGAACAAAGGAGGTGGTCTCAGTAATCAGATTGTAGTGGCTTTGCCAGCGGTGAATTATAGGTTCGCCAAGCGCGGCGGAGTCTCTGTTCGTGCCCCAAGGAAGACTAAGACAGCTGTAAAGGCATCATCGGTGGATTCAGACAGTGTACCACCTATCTCGCCAGTGGTAAACAGTGAACCTTCAATGCATAAAGCAGAGTCTAATCCTCATGTACGACCTAGCAAGTATGATCTTGACCCTGAGAACTGCTGGCCATCAGACAAAGTGGACAGTAGTGGTATTGTACCGTGCAATGCGGGGTTGATGAGTGCGGAGTCGCACGTGGTCAGTGAGATGCCCCAACAACATGATGGAAAATCTTCTAAGCCTCCAAGGGCAAAGAGGGCGAGGGTATCGACAGGTAAATGCTCGTCAAATTTGAAGAGGACAAAGAAAAATGGTGGCTCAATTTGCGAATCGCCAACTGTCACAACAATGCCAGATCCGAACAACAGTCCCAAAGTCATCATGGATAAGAAATTGGTTGATTCGGAAATGATGGATAGTGTTAATGGATCCTGTTGTTTTGTGGGGGAGGCAGTGCCGGAGGAGGAGGCTAGACAGAGGTGGCCTCACCGCTACGAGAAGAATCATCACTTTGTGGAGAAG GATAAGGGGAGCGATATCCAACCGTTTGCCAA TGCTGGCAATGCTGTCTTGGATGTCAAATGTCACTATTTGCAAGCCAGCATATCTGGATCTACTTTATGCATTGGAGATTGTGCATTTGTGAAA GGTCCAGAGGGAAAGCCAAATTACATAGGCAAGATACTGGAGTTCTTTGAAACAGTTGCCGGTGAATATTACTGCAGAGTGCAGTGGTTTTTCAGAGCTGAAGACACG ATCATGGAAGACCAAGCACAGTCTCATGACCCAAGGAGGCTCTTTTACTCAGATCTGAAGGACGACAATGCTCTAGACTGTATTGTCTCCAAAGTGTCAATTGTGCAAGTTTCTCCTTGT GTTGATAACCAGTCAAAGTCAATTCCTTCATCCCAATATTACTATGACATGAAGTACTCTCAGGACTACAGCACATTCTCTACCTTGGAAATGG AAGATACACATGCTAAATTGCAATCAAGTCAAGTAAGTAGTATCAGTATGAAAAAGGAAGACTTCAATAAGACGCAAAAGTCTCATGTGCCAAATAAGAAGGAGCTCTCTTTGTTAGATCTGTACTGTGGTTGTGGTGGAATGTCAACTGGACTTTGTCTTGGGGCTCGTGGTGGCGGTGTGAATCTTGTGACG AGATGGGCtgttgatgatgatgaagttGCATGTGAAAGCTTCAGAATGAATCATCCAGAAACTCGG GTCCGCAACGAAACTACCGATGATTTCCTTGAATTGCTGAAAGAATGGCAAAAGTTATGCAAACAATATGTGAAGGAAAGTGAAGTACAGGACAATGCTGACGCTATAACAGAATTTGGTAATGGGACTCCAGATGATTCTGCAGTCCCTCCTGAAGAGCTTGAAGTATGGAAGTTAGTTGATATTTGTTTTGGTGATCCCAATAATGTCAGAAAGCGCTGCTTATATTTTAAG GTCCGTTGGAAGGGTTATGGCCCTAATGATGACACGTGGGAGCCAATTGAAGGATTAGG GAACTGCAATGACGCAATTAAGGATTTTGTTATTGAAGGTCATAAGCGAAAGATACTACCACTTCCT GGTGCTGTTGATGTTGTATGTGGTGGTCCACCATGCCAAGGCATTAGTGGCTACAACCGCAATAGAGAATTTGATGAACCATTTAAGTGTGAAAAAAACAAGCAGATTATTGTCTTTATGGATATCATTCAATTTTTGAGGCCCAAATACGTCTGCATGGAAAATGTCCTTGATATATTGAAGTTTGCTGATGCAACACTTGCAAGATATGCTCTAAGTCGCCTAATTGGTATGCATTACCAATCCAAACTAGGGATCATGGCTGCTGGATGTTATGGCCTTCCACAATTTAGGATGCGTGTATTTTTATTGGGCTGTCATCCTGAAGAG AAATTGCCCCCATTTCCTCTGCCTACACATGGAGCGATTGTGAAGAATAGTTGTCCATTGGCTTTTGAG CGTAATTTGGTTGGGTGGTCTGACAGCACGGCAGTACAACTAGAGACGCCAATTGTCCTTGAAGACATTCTTTCAGATCTTCCAAAA GTGGGAAATGCGGAAGATCGTGATGAAATGCCATATGTAAAGGCCCCTCAAACGGAATTCCAAAGATATATTCGGACATTTAGTTCTG AAGTGCAGGGTCCCAAATCTCATGCTGCAAAATCTAAGTCAAAAAAATCTAAGCCAAAATTGTATGACCATCGGCCATTGGCACTGGGTAATGATAACTACTTAAGGGTTTTGCAAATTCCCAAGAAAAAG GGAGCTAATTTTAGAGACCTTCCGGGAGTCATAGTTGGTTCTGACAATGTAGCTAAACTGGATCCAACAAAGGAAAGAGTGCTTTTACCATCCGGTCGTCCTCTG GTGCTTGATTGTGTACTAACATACGAGGATGGTAGATGCTTAAG ACCTTTTGGCCGCTTATGGTGGGATGAGGTAGTCGGAACTGTACTGACATGTCCAAATATTCGTATGCAG GCCTTGATACATCCTGCGCAGGACAGACTGCTCACTGTTCGTGAAAGTGCTCGATTGCAAGGTTTTCCTGATAGCTACAGGTTTCGTGGAACAGTCAAAGACAG GTATCGCCAGATTGGAAATGCTGTGGCCGTACCCGTTGGCCGTGCACTTGGGTTTGCCTTGGCCATGGCCAATCTGAACAAGACTGGAAATGATCCCCTCATGGTGCTACCACCCAAGTTTGCATTCTCTCATAATATAGAAGGTACTCCTTAG